One Brachybacterium kimchii genomic window carries:
- the panC gene encoding pantoate--beta-alanine ligase, producing MTEPATQLVTTKDALRAARAQFEGPVAVVMTMGALHEGHLSLVHRAREVARHVILTDFVNPLQFGPGEDLETYPRDIDADLALVDGLVDLVFAPSVEEMYPVLPPAVSVSAGRLGTALEGSARPGHFDGVVTVITKLLQLTAPEIAVFGRKDAQQLAIVQALVRDLDLPVRIEAAPIVREPGGLARSSRNVRLGAEGRTHALALSRAVRAAEAAAPSAPGIRAALADAVAAGSPGVRWDYALALDPVTFEEIGDDHEGEVLVVMAAHVDGVRLLDAAVVEATPS from the coding sequence ATGACCGAGCCGGCCACCCAGCTGGTGACGACGAAGGACGCGCTGCGCGCCGCCCGCGCGCAGTTCGAGGGCCCCGTCGCGGTGGTGATGACGATGGGCGCCCTGCACGAGGGGCACCTGAGCCTCGTCCACCGCGCCCGCGAGGTCGCCCGCCACGTGATCCTCACCGACTTCGTCAACCCTCTCCAGTTCGGCCCCGGCGAGGACCTCGAGACCTACCCGCGGGACATCGACGCGGACCTCGCGCTCGTCGACGGCCTCGTCGACCTCGTCTTCGCGCCGTCGGTCGAGGAGATGTACCCCGTGCTCCCGCCCGCCGTGAGCGTGAGCGCGGGCCGCCTGGGCACCGCCCTCGAGGGCTCCGCTCGGCCCGGGCACTTCGACGGCGTGGTCACCGTCATCACCAAGCTCCTGCAGCTCACCGCTCCCGAGATCGCCGTGTTCGGCCGCAAGGACGCCCAGCAGCTCGCCATCGTCCAGGCCCTCGTGCGCGACCTCGACCTCCCGGTCCGGATCGAGGCGGCGCCCATCGTCCGCGAGCCCGGCGGGCTCGCCCGCTCGAGCCGGAACGTGCGCCTGGGCGCCGAGGGCCGCACGCACGCCCTCGCCCTCTCACGAGCGGTGCGCGCCGCCGAGGCCGCCGCCCCGTCGGCCCCCGGGATCCGCGCGGCCCTCGCGGACGCCGTCGCCGCAGGATCACCCGGAGTGCGCTGGGACTACGCGCTCGCCCTCGACCCCGTGACCTTCGAGGAGATCGGCGACGACCACGAAGGCGAAGTGCTCGTGGTGATGGCCGCGCACGTGGACGGGGTGCGGCTCCTGGATGCGGCTGTGGTGGAGGCGACACCGTCCTGA
- a CDS encoding Rossmann-like and DUF2520 domain-containing protein, whose protein sequence is MSAPRLGVGIIGAGRVGAALGAALRAEGHAITGAYAVSDASRERAAQMLPDVPLLEIDRIVERSELVLLAVPDDQLAPLAAGIAATGLAPGGQIFAHTSGLHGISSLAPLERTGAIALALHPAMTFTGTAADLPRLVGCPIAVTAREAFLPIAQALVVEIGAEPVTLAEGDRALYHAALSHGANHLVVLVDQARELLARIGIDQPGEYLRPLLTAALEESLRRGASALTGPVSRGDAGTVEAHLDALAEADGTAGALSPADSARTYRALARAALSRAGLGAAEESAIREILREPDAGE, encoded by the coding sequence ATGAGCGCCCCTCGCCTGGGCGTCGGCATCATCGGCGCCGGCCGCGTCGGCGCCGCCCTCGGCGCCGCCCTGCGCGCCGAGGGGCACGCGATCACCGGTGCCTACGCCGTCTCCGACGCCTCCCGCGAGCGCGCCGCGCAGATGCTGCCGGACGTCCCCCTGCTCGAGATCGACCGGATCGTCGAGCGCAGCGAGCTCGTCCTGCTGGCCGTGCCCGACGACCAGCTCGCACCGCTGGCCGCGGGCATCGCCGCGACGGGCCTCGCCCCGGGCGGGCAGATCTTCGCCCACACCTCGGGCCTGCACGGCATCAGCTCCCTCGCCCCGCTCGAGCGCACCGGCGCGATCGCCCTCGCCCTGCACCCCGCGATGACGTTCACCGGCACCGCCGCAGACCTCCCGCGCCTGGTCGGATGTCCGATCGCCGTGACCGCCCGCGAGGCCTTCCTGCCGATCGCCCAGGCCCTCGTCGTCGAGATCGGCGCCGAACCGGTGACCCTCGCCGAGGGGGACCGCGCGCTCTACCACGCGGCCCTCTCCCACGGCGCGAACCACCTGGTGGTGCTCGTCGACCAGGCGCGCGAGCTGCTCGCCAGGATCGGCATCGACCAGCCGGGGGAGTACCTGCGCCCCCTCCTGACCGCCGCCCTCGAGGAGTCCCTGCGGCGCGGCGCGAGCGCCCTCACCGGACCCGTCTCCCGCGGCGACGCCGGCACGGTCGAGGCGCACCTCGATGCGCTCGCCGAGGCCGACGGGACGGCGGGCGCCCTGTCTCCGGCCGACAGCGCCCGCACCTACCGGGCGCTCGCCCGCGCGGCGCTCTCGCGCGCGGGGCTCGGCGCGGCCGAGGAGAGCGCGATCCGTGAGATCCTTCGGGAGCCCGACGCAGGGGAGTGA
- a CDS encoding PH domain-containing protein, whose protein sequence is MSAEDAADGPAGQDGSRRTHPLTPLLTGWKIFAGVIAVIAAQNLAQLVDEFTVRRALLGLGALAIALVIAVGVSALTWWRTTYEISSDGVTRRSGLLTRTGRTAPRERIESVSVERPAVPRLLGLAKVRVEFAGGSESHLDIAYVTAADADTIRTEILDVTVGRQDRTAGEAGAAAERPTAEGPAAEGPAADGAAGVPPQGPVSPAEEAPGAPARDRGLRENLREVAYDGVTDGDLIAQIPTTRLLHAMLRDVGWLIGLVIGVVWIIVAAVIAWRTDGAGAGLIAAALPAIVAVPQAVLHRLEGGWGFVSRDTDRGLRMRRGLFSTRTDNLGAGRVQDLRLRRPLLWRGPGWTEARVSVAGIGEDDSSAATSALPVGTREELLRTLGHLLPTLGTEDDAALLDRLLTARARDLGGIGPRHRLFVIGRRTRRVLLLPGALVLRSGVITAKVQIVPRERIQGLSLAQGPVGRMTSTATLAVGVAAARAEIAGVDIADLLELEDALRPDAAQGRRYRDRDDWPRPPLGPHAHAPSAPAPMSAPDPASAPVPAAAAATAPAPTPDPEEDA, encoded by the coding sequence GTGAGCGCCGAGGACGCAGCAGACGGCCCGGCCGGGCAGGACGGTTCCCGTCGCACCCATCCGCTCACGCCCCTGCTGACCGGCTGGAAGATCTTCGCCGGCGTGATCGCCGTGATCGCGGCCCAGAACCTGGCCCAGCTCGTCGACGAGTTCACCGTGCGCCGTGCGCTGCTGGGACTGGGCGCGCTCGCGATCGCCCTCGTCATCGCGGTCGGCGTCAGCGCCCTGACCTGGTGGCGGACCACCTACGAGATCTCGTCCGACGGGGTCACGCGACGCTCGGGCCTGCTCACCCGCACCGGCCGCACCGCTCCGCGCGAGCGCATCGAGTCCGTCTCGGTCGAGCGTCCGGCGGTGCCGCGCCTGCTGGGCCTGGCGAAGGTGCGCGTCGAGTTCGCGGGCGGCTCCGAGTCCCATCTCGACATCGCGTACGTCACGGCGGCCGATGCCGACACCATCCGCACCGAGATCCTCGACGTGACCGTCGGGCGGCAGGACCGGACGGCGGGGGAGGCCGGCGCAGCCGCCGAACGCCCGACCGCCGAAGGCCCGGCCGCCGAGGGCCCGGCCGCCGACGGTGCGGCCGGCGTTCCCCCGCAGGGCCCCGTGTCCCCGGCGGAGGAGGCGCCCGGGGCTCCCGCCCGCGATCGCGGCCTGCGCGAGAACCTGCGCGAGGTCGCCTACGACGGCGTCACCGACGGCGATCTCATCGCGCAGATCCCCACCACGCGTCTCCTGCACGCGATGCTGCGCGACGTCGGCTGGCTGATCGGGCTGGTCATCGGCGTGGTCTGGATCATCGTCGCGGCCGTCATCGCCTGGCGCACCGACGGCGCGGGCGCAGGGCTGATCGCGGCCGCGCTGCCCGCGATCGTCGCGGTCCCGCAGGCGGTGCTGCATCGCCTCGAGGGCGGATGGGGCTTCGTCTCCCGCGACACCGACCGCGGACTGCGCATGCGCCGCGGCCTGTTCTCCACACGCACGGACAACCTCGGTGCCGGACGCGTGCAGGACCTGCGGCTGCGCCGCCCGCTGCTGTGGCGCGGACCCGGATGGACCGAGGCGCGGGTGAGCGTCGCCGGCATCGGCGAGGACGACTCCTCGGCGGCGACCAGCGCCCTGCCCGTGGGCACCCGCGAGGAGCTGCTGCGCACCCTCGGCCACCTGCTGCCCACCCTGGGTACCGAGGACGACGCCGCGCTGCTGGACCGCCTGCTCACCGCCCGCGCGCGGGATCTCGGCGGCATCGGACCCCGCCATCGGCTCTTCGTCATCGGCCGGCGCACCCGCCGCGTCCTGCTGCTGCCCGGCGCGCTCGTGCTGCGCAGCGGCGTGATCACCGCGAAGGTGCAGATCGTCCCGCGCGAGCGCATCCAGGGCCTGAGCCTCGCGCAGGGCCCCGTCGGCCGCATGACCTCCACCGCGACCCTCGCGGTCGGGGTCGCGGCGGCCCGCGCCGAGATCGCCGGGGTCGACATCGCCGACCTCCTCGAGCTCGAGGACGCCCTGCGCCCGGACGCCGCGCAGGGCCGCCGCTACCGCGATCGCGACGACTGGCCCCGACCGCCGCTCGGACCCCACGCGCACGCGCCGTCGGCCCCCGCCCCGATGTCGGCTCCCGACCCGGCCTCAGCCCCGGTCCCCGCCGCGGCCGCCGCCACGGCTCCGGCGCCGACCCCGGACCCGGAGGAGGACGCATGA
- a CDS encoding PH domain-containing protein: MDDSTRPQRLGGRGLTPVSPRLVPARYIAAVPWWVISLAIAIACLVLGLRLGWWWLEVLAIVPILWCLPGVLLTPRRVRAIGYRAGEEELTLASGLMFRSVTSTPYGRVQSVEIHEGPVERRYGIARLSYSTASDDADGTIPGLPREDAEELKELLTRRGIERMQSL, from the coding sequence ATGGACGATTCGACGCGACCCCAGCGGCTGGGCGGACGGGGCCTCACCCCGGTCTCGCCGCGGCTCGTGCCCGCCCGCTACATCGCCGCGGTCCCGTGGTGGGTGATCTCCCTGGCGATCGCGATCGCCTGCCTCGTGCTGGGCCTGCGCCTGGGCTGGTGGTGGCTCGAGGTGCTCGCGATCGTGCCGATCCTCTGGTGCCTGCCCGGGGTCCTGCTCACGCCGCGCCGCGTGCGGGCGATCGGCTACCGGGCGGGGGAGGAGGAGCTGACCCTCGCGAGCGGACTGATGTTCCGCTCGGTCACCTCCACCCCCTACGGCCGCGTGCAGTCCGTGGAGATCCACGAGGGCCCCGTCGAGCGCCGATACGGGATCGCCCGACTGTCCTACTCGACCGCATCCGACGACGCCGACGGCACCATCCCCGGGCTCCCGCGCGAGGACGCCGAGGAGCTCAAGGAGCTGCTCACCCGGCGCGGCATCGAGAGGATGCAGTCGCTGTGA
- a CDS encoding DUF3180 domain-containing protein: MRPLSVPTLVVLGLLAAVFGAVLANFVTGRGAVLPVTGWVTGLLLLALGAVLLVCGLPLRRYTKESEERRENPSTAPRRHPIDMLTAFRTIVFARACAYTGSIVGGIQLGQLAFFVSSGTGTLVGALLPTGFGALCGIALAVLGVIVERWGTLPPDDGEGGARSTAA; this comes from the coding sequence ATGCGCCCGCTCTCGGTGCCGACGCTCGTCGTCCTCGGTCTGCTCGCAGCCGTGTTCGGCGCGGTGCTCGCGAACTTCGTGACCGGGCGCGGCGCCGTGCTCCCGGTGACCGGCTGGGTCACCGGGCTGCTGCTGCTCGCCCTGGGCGCCGTGCTGCTCGTGTGCGGGCTCCCGCTGCGCCGCTACACGAAGGAGAGCGAGGAGAGGCGGGAGAACCCGAGCACGGCCCCGCGCCGCCACCCGATCGACATGCTCACCGCCTTCCGCACGATCGTGTTCGCCCGCGCGTGCGCCTACACGGGGTCGATCGTCGGCGGCATCCAGCTCGGCCAGCTCGCCTTCTTCGTGTCCTCGGGGACGGGGACCCTCGTCGGCGCCCTGCTTCCCACGGGCTTCGGCGCCCTGTGCGGCATCGCCCTCGCGGTGCTCGGCGTGATCGTCGAGCGCTGGGGGACCCTCCCTCCGGACGACGGCGAGGGCGGGGCCCGCTCGACCGCGGCCTGA
- the folK gene encoding 2-amino-4-hydroxy-6-hydroxymethyldihydropteridine diphosphokinase, translating to MSALVVPPDLARALHPGPPDAIELIGLRARGHHGVLEHERRDGQDFLVDLRMDVDTAPAGRADALGRTVNYAEVADSAVAEIEGGPHQLIETLAARIAGRILAEQILVRRIEVTLHKPSAPIPHPFSDVRVRIERSAAATPAVLALGSNLGAREQHLSRALALLRAADGIEIDWTAPVVETDPVGDVAQDAFLNTVVGIRSERGPWRLLDLAHALEEDARRVREVRWGPRTLDVDLIAYGDLVQDDEELTLPHPRAHERAFVLAPWHAARPASELPGHGPIGPLLARAEDRDGVRPGPALGGFGA from the coding sequence ATGAGCGCCCTCGTCGTCCCGCCGGACCTCGCGCGGGCCCTGCACCCGGGCCCGCCCGACGCGATCGAGCTGATCGGCCTGCGCGCCCGCGGCCATCACGGGGTGCTCGAGCACGAGCGCCGCGACGGGCAGGACTTCCTCGTCGACCTGCGGATGGACGTCGACACCGCGCCCGCCGGGCGGGCCGACGCCCTGGGCCGCACGGTGAACTACGCGGAGGTCGCGGACTCGGCCGTCGCCGAGATCGAGGGCGGCCCCCACCAGCTCATCGAGACGCTCGCCGCGCGCATCGCCGGGCGGATCCTCGCCGAGCAGATCCTCGTGCGCCGCATCGAGGTCACCCTCCACAAGCCGTCGGCGCCGATCCCGCACCCCTTCTCCGACGTGCGCGTGCGCATCGAGCGCAGCGCTGCCGCGACCCCGGCCGTGCTCGCGCTGGGCAGCAACCTGGGCGCGCGCGAGCAGCATCTCTCCCGCGCGCTCGCCCTGCTGCGCGCCGCCGACGGCATCGAGATCGACTGGACCGCCCCCGTCGTCGAGACCGACCCGGTGGGAGACGTCGCGCAGGACGCCTTCCTCAACACGGTCGTGGGCATCCGCAGCGAGCGCGGGCCGTGGCGGCTCCTCGACCTCGCCCACGCCCTCGAGGAGGACGCCCGGCGCGTGCGCGAGGTCCGCTGGGGGCCCCGCACGCTCGACGTCGACCTCATCGCCTACGGCGACCTCGTCCAGGACGACGAGGAGCTGACGCTGCCGCATCCCCGCGCCCACGAGCGCGCCTTCGTGCTGGCGCCCTGGCACGCCGCCCGCCCCGCGTCGGAGCTGCCCGGGCACGGCCCCATCGGCCCGCTCCTCGCGCGCGCCGAGGATCGCGACGGCGTGCGCCCCGGCCCCGCGCTCGGAGGGTTCGGCGCCTGA
- the folP gene encoding dihydropteroate synthase, protein MRTRPDGLPADLARDRTLVMGILNVTPDSFSDGGAHMRPEQALDHAERMLAEGAAIIDVGGESTRPGAERVEEAEELRRVVPVVRELSARGAVVSVDTMRSAVAEASLEAGALIINDVSAGLADQGMPGLLARARTRLGAPPVVIAMHWRGHSDVMNDLDEYADVPRDVERELGARLAALREAGVEDSQLVADPGLGFAKNGAQNWEILGDWDALLAHDLPVLIGASRKRFLSTLPGDRDVATAAVSALCAREGAWAVRVHDVAASVAAVEVGARWAASERAAHRTMSADRSPGAAGAAPAGGAR, encoded by the coding sequence ATGAGGACGCGCCCCGACGGACTGCCCGCGGACCTCGCGCGGGACCGCACCCTGGTGATGGGCATCCTCAACGTCACCCCGGACTCCTTCTCCGACGGCGGCGCGCACATGCGCCCCGAGCAGGCCCTCGACCATGCCGAGCGGATGCTCGCCGAGGGGGCCGCGATCATCGACGTCGGGGGCGAATCGACCCGGCCCGGCGCCGAGCGCGTCGAGGAGGCCGAGGAGCTGCGCCGGGTGGTCCCCGTCGTCCGCGAGCTCAGCGCGCGCGGCGCGGTCGTGAGCGTGGACACCATGCGCTCGGCCGTCGCGGAGGCGTCCCTCGAGGCGGGCGCACTCATCATCAACGACGTCTCGGCGGGCCTCGCCGACCAGGGCATGCCCGGGCTGCTGGCGCGCGCCCGGACCCGGCTCGGCGCCCCGCCCGTCGTGATCGCGATGCACTGGCGCGGCCACAGCGACGTCATGAACGACCTCGACGAGTACGCCGACGTCCCGCGCGACGTCGAGCGGGAGCTCGGCGCGCGGCTGGCGGCGCTGCGGGAGGCAGGGGTCGAGGACTCCCAGCTCGTCGCCGACCCCGGCCTGGGCTTCGCGAAGAACGGCGCGCAGAACTGGGAGATCCTGGGGGACTGGGACGCCCTGCTCGCCCACGACCTGCCCGTGCTCATCGGCGCGTCCCGCAAGCGCTTCCTGAGCACGCTGCCCGGGGATCGCGACGTCGCGACCGCGGCCGTCAGCGCCCTGTGCGCGCGCGAGGGCGCCTGGGCGGTGCGGGTGCACGACGTCGCGGCGTCCGTGGCCGCCGTCGAGGTCGGGGCCCGCTGGGCCGCCAGCGAGCGCGCGGCGCACCGCACGATGAGCGCGGACCGGTCGCCTGGGGCCGCCGGAGCCGCCCCTGCCGGAGGCGCCCGATGA
- the folE gene encoding GTP cyclohydrolase I FolE produces MGADLAPEEPAAADAPVDPSTGAPGVDAPRIEAAVREILAAIGEDPDRDGLVQTPSRVARMYGEVFEGMRMDAHEPLSVTFGDIEHQELVLVRDIRFHSMCEHHLLPFFGTAHVGYIPGARGVTGLSKIARLVHVYARRPQVQERITTQIADALMEELRAAGAIVVLEASHMCMSMRGVRAEGAQTVTSAVRGILRKGTTRSEAMSLIMRG; encoded by the coding sequence ATGGGCGCGGACCTGGCTCCCGAGGAGCCCGCCGCGGCGGACGCCCCGGTCGACCCGTCGACCGGGGCTCCCGGCGTCGACGCCCCGCGCATCGAGGCGGCCGTGCGCGAGATCCTCGCCGCGATCGGGGAGGACCCCGACCGCGACGGGCTCGTGCAGACCCCCTCGCGCGTGGCCCGCATGTACGGCGAGGTCTTCGAGGGCATGCGCATGGACGCCCACGAGCCCCTCTCGGTGACCTTCGGGGACATCGAGCACCAGGAGCTCGTGCTGGTGCGCGACATCCGCTTCCACTCCATGTGCGAGCACCACCTGCTGCCCTTCTTCGGCACGGCCCACGTGGGTTACATCCCCGGCGCGCGCGGCGTCACCGGCCTGTCGAAGATCGCCCGGCTCGTGCACGTCTACGCCCGTCGGCCCCAGGTCCAGGAGCGGATCACCACCCAGATCGCCGACGCCCTCATGGAGGAGCTGCGCGCGGCCGGCGCGATCGTGGTCCTCGAGGCCTCGCACATGTGCATGTCGATGCGCGGCGTGCGGGCCGAGGGCGCGCAGACCGTCACCTCGGCCGTGCGCGGCATCCTTCGCAAGGGCACCACGCGCTCCGAGGCCATGTCCCTCATCATGCGGGGCTGA
- the ftsH gene encoding ATP-dependent zinc metalloprotease FtsH, protein MASTTKKKRPGASIAIWVAVALLLGILAFTFLGRDSYQQVDTEQGLQLLQDGKVEQAKIIDGNQQRVDLVLSQDFDDKGKKVYFSYVTARGDAVVDAVDKADPKKGYTDEIATSPWWSTLLVSFLPLLLFIGVFWFLIMNSQGGGRAMQFGKSKAKLFNKEAPQVTFTDVAGADEAVEELDEIKQFLVDPEKYHAVGAKIPKGVLLYGPPGTGKTLLAKAVAGEANVPFYSISGSDFVEMFVGVGASRVRDLFSTAKENAPAIIFIDEIDAVGRHRGAGMGGGHDEREQTLNQMLVEMDGFDENQNVILIAATNRVDILDPALLRPGRFDRQVAVGLPDLKGRLHILNVHAQGKPLAEDVDLEIVARRTIGMSGADLANVLNEAALLTARSNNQIIDSRALDEAIDRVSMGPQRYSKVMSDRDRQMTAYHEGGHALVAAALNYSAPVNKVTILPRGQAGGYTMVVPTQDRNYQSRNELLDRLSYALGGYAVEEGIFHDVTTGPSSDLQNATKIARTMVTQLGMSAKVGQVFYGSGQDEVFVGMQQGGDVQVSDETAQLIDEEVRRLVDEALSEAWAVISENRPVLDRLVLELLEKETLNEHQLAAVFEGVTKRPQRDVWQSSAQRPVFTAPLVGGNPGDASSEHGDAGDPLTPGPPELPSPGGDGPQIPGYPGGTDRGAGGAGPEGLQGTDGPATEDR, encoded by the coding sequence ATGGCAAGCACCACCAAGAAGAAGCGGCCCGGCGCGTCCATCGCGATCTGGGTCGCCGTCGCCCTGCTCCTGGGCATCCTCGCGTTCACCTTCCTGGGACGCGACAGCTACCAGCAGGTCGATACCGAGCAGGGCCTGCAGCTGCTGCAGGACGGCAAGGTCGAGCAGGCGAAGATCATCGACGGCAACCAGCAGAGGGTCGACCTCGTGCTGAGCCAGGACTTCGACGACAAGGGCAAGAAGGTCTACTTCTCCTACGTCACCGCGCGCGGTGACGCCGTCGTGGACGCCGTCGACAAGGCCGACCCGAAGAAGGGGTACACCGACGAGATCGCCACCAGCCCGTGGTGGTCGACGCTGCTCGTCTCCTTCCTGCCCCTGCTGCTGTTCATCGGCGTGTTCTGGTTCCTCATCATGAACAGCCAGGGCGGCGGCCGCGCCATGCAGTTCGGCAAGTCCAAGGCCAAGCTGTTCAACAAGGAGGCCCCGCAGGTCACCTTCACCGACGTGGCGGGGGCCGACGAGGCCGTCGAGGAGCTCGACGAGATCAAGCAGTTCCTCGTCGACCCGGAGAAGTACCACGCCGTCGGCGCGAAGATCCCCAAGGGCGTCCTGCTCTACGGCCCTCCCGGCACCGGCAAGACCCTGCTCGCCAAGGCCGTCGCCGGCGAGGCGAACGTGCCCTTCTACTCGATCTCCGGCTCGGACTTCGTGGAGATGTTCGTGGGCGTCGGCGCGAGCCGCGTGCGCGACCTGTTCTCGACGGCGAAGGAGAACGCCCCGGCGATCATCTTCATCGACGAGATCGACGCCGTCGGCCGCCACCGCGGCGCCGGCATGGGCGGCGGGCACGACGAGCGCGAGCAGACCCTGAACCAGATGCTCGTGGAGATGGACGGGTTCGACGAGAACCAGAACGTCATCCTCATCGCCGCCACCAACCGCGTGGACATCCTCGACCCCGCGCTGCTGCGCCCGGGCCGCTTCGACCGCCAGGTCGCCGTGGGCCTGCCGGACCTCAAGGGGCGTCTGCACATCCTGAACGTCCACGCGCAGGGCAAGCCGCTCGCGGAGGACGTCGACCTCGAGATCGTCGCGCGGCGCACGATCGGCATGTCCGGTGCGGACCTCGCGAACGTGCTCAACGAGGCCGCGCTGCTCACGGCGCGCTCGAACAACCAGATCATCGACTCGCGGGCCCTGGACGAGGCGATCGACCGCGTCTCCATGGGACCGCAGCGCTACTCCAAGGTGATGAGCGACCGCGACCGCCAGATGACCGCCTACCACGAGGGCGGGCACGCGCTCGTGGCGGCCGCGCTGAACTATTCGGCGCCGGTCAACAAGGTGACGATCCTGCCGCGCGGCCAGGCCGGCGGCTACACGATGGTCGTGCCCACCCAGGACCGCAACTACCAGTCGCGCAACGAGCTCCTGGACCGCCTGTCCTACGCGCTCGGCGGCTACGCGGTCGAGGAGGGCATCTTCCACGACGTCACCACCGGCCCGAGCTCGGACCTGCAGAACGCCACCAAGATCGCACGCACCATGGTCACCCAGCTGGGCATGAGCGCGAAGGTCGGCCAGGTGTTCTACGGCAGCGGCCAGGACGAGGTCTTCGTCGGCATGCAGCAGGGCGGCGACGTCCAGGTCTCCGACGAGACCGCGCAGCTCATCGACGAGGAGGTGCGCCGTCTGGTCGACGAGGCGCTCTCCGAGGCCTGGGCCGTGATCTCCGAGAACCGGCCCGTGCTCGACCGCCTGGTCCTCGAGCTCCTGGAGAAGGAGACGCTCAACGAGCACCAGCTCGCAGCGGTCTTCGAGGGCGTCACCAAGCGCCCGCAGCGCGACGTCTGGCAGTCCTCCGCGCAGCGCCCCGTCTTCACGGCGCCGCTCGTGGGCGGCAATCCCGGCGATGCGAGCAGCGAGCACGGTGATGCGGGCGACCCGCTCACCCCCGGGCCGCCCGAGCTGCCTTCCCCGGGCGGCGACGGACCCCAGATCCCCGGCTACCCCGGAGGCACCGATCGCGGAGCCGGCGGCGCCGGACCGGAGGGGCTCCAGGGCACCGACGGTCCCGCGACCGAGGATCGCTGA
- the hpt gene encoding hypoxanthine phosphoribosyltransferase, with protein MSVNPHEDVERVLLDEETIHERLREMGARIAEDYADEPPLLVGVLKGAAIVMSDLARTIDLDVDMDWMAVSSYGSGTKSSGVVRILKDLGTDISDRRVLIVEDIIDSGLTLKWLLANLRSRGPKSVDVAALLRKPEAARVEIDVKYVGFDIPNEFVIGYGLDYDESYRNLPYVGVLKRSVYED; from the coding sequence GTGTCCGTCAACCCTCATGAGGACGTCGAACGCGTCCTGCTCGACGAGGAGACCATCCACGAGCGCCTGCGCGAGATGGGGGCCCGGATCGCCGAGGACTATGCGGACGAACCCCCGCTGCTGGTGGGAGTCCTCAAGGGCGCCGCGATCGTCATGTCCGATCTGGCCCGCACGATCGACCTCGACGTCGACATGGACTGGATGGCCGTGTCCTCCTACGGCTCGGGGACGAAGTCCTCGGGAGTGGTGAGGATCCTCAAGGACCTGGGCACGGACATCTCCGACCGCCGGGTGCTGATCGTCGAGGACATCATCGACTCCGGACTCACCCTGAAGTGGCTGCTGGCCAACCTCCGCTCGCGCGGCCCCAAGAGCGTGGACGTCGCCGCGCTGCTGCGCAAGCCCGAGGCCGCGCGCGTCGAGATCGACGTGAAGTACGTCGGCTTCGACATTCCCAACGAATTCGTGATCGGTTACGGACTGGACTACGACGAGTCCTACCGGAACCTTCCCTACGTGGGCGTCCTGAAGCGCTCCGTGTACGAGGACTGA